CCTCAGTCGTCGAAGGTGTTGAACGAGATCGCCACAAGCGCCGACAAGACGATCATCGAGTTCCCTGGCGGGCACACCAGTATTGTCGCCGGGGTCGATGCGCCCCAGCAGCTCTGGCCCCAGCTGGCCAGCTGGCTGATCGCGCGCTCGGCCGAGCCCGACGACGCGGTATAGCCCACGCCCCGCCCCGCCGCTACGCCCCCAGCGCCTGTTCGGCCGTGCCTGGCCATACCTCGGGCAGCGCCGCCGGCCGCTCGCAGGTGCTCGCCAGCTCGATATGCTGCCCGGCCAGCGATGCATCATGAAACGCGTGCATCAGGTCGAGCACATGGTAGGCCAGCGCAGCGCTGGCGCGCGGCGCCCGCCCGCTGCGCAGCGCGTAGGCCATGTCGGCAACCCCCAGGCCGCGGCTATTGGCGGTGTAGCCATGCGTAATCGGCAGCTCGCGCCAGGCCGCCTCGCCCACCAACCGCATCCGCACCGGCCCGCCAAATGTGTTCGGGTCGGGCAGGCTCAGCGTGCCTAACGAGCCGTAGATCTCGATCCGCGGCAGCTCGGCGGCCCACACATCGAAGCTCGTCACCAGCGTCGCGATCGGCCCACTCGCGAAATCGAGCACGCCGGCCACATGCGTCGGCGTGGTTACGGCGATCGTTGTGCCGTGCAGCGGCTGGCTGGTGATCGTACGCTCGGCAAACGAGATCCGTGCCGAGCCGGTGGCCCGCCGCACCGGCCCAAGCAGCGCGATCAGCGCCGTCAGGTAGTATGGCCCCATGTCGAACATCGGGCCAGCGCCGCGCTGGTAGAAGAAGCCGGGGTTGGGGTGCCAGCTCTCGGGGCCATGGCCGAGCATAAACGCCGTAGCCGCCACCGGCACGCCGATCGCGCCGGCGTCGATCAGCGCCCGGCAGGTCTGTAGCCCGCCGCCCAGAAAGGTGTCGGGCGCGCAGCCCACCAGCCGCCCCTGCGCAGCGGCCAGCGCCAGCATGCGCTGGGCGTCGGCACGTTCGATCGCCAGCGGCTTCTCGTTATATACGCTCTTGCCGGCCGCGAGCGCGGCCAGCGCCACCGTGGCATGCGCGCCCGGCACGGTCAGGTTGATCACCAGTTCGATCGACGGGTCGGCCAGCAGCGCCTCGACACTGCACGCGGCCGGCACGCCGTACGCGGCCGCCTGGGCGCGCGCGCGATCGAGATCAAGGTCGGCGCAGGCGGCGATCTTCAGGATCTCGAACGTGCGACCGGCCTCGAGGTAGATGCCGCTGATGTTACCGCAGCCGATCACGCCAACGTTGACGGGTTTGATACTCATAGCATACTCTCGCAGTCCATTCGAATACAGGGCACACGTGCTACAGGCGCCATTCTAAGCTGCAGCCTGCTCGGCGTGCTCGTCCCCATCCTCAAGCCATGCCAGCTCGGCCGCTGTCAGCTGCACCGCGCAGGCCGCCGCGTTCTCGCGAAACTCCGCAGCGGTGCCGCAGCCGACTAGCGCGTACACGTCGAGCGGCTGGTTCAGCACATAGGCCAGCGCCACCTGCGCCACAGTCAGGCCGCGCTCGGCGCCCAGCTGCGCCGCGCGGTCGAGCCGGGCGAAGTTGGCCGCAGTGCCATACACCTCTGCGCACAGCCGATCGAGCGAGCGCTCGAATGTGCCCAGGTTATCGCGCCTAAAGCGCCCCGAGAAGAACCCGCCGGCCAGGCTCGACCAGGTGAACAGCGGCATGCGCTCGGCCGCGTACCAGGCCCGCGCGCTGCGGCCGGCCACACCACTAATGCTCAGGCAGCCCGGCCACGGCGCCGACGACTGCAGCGCCAGGCTTAGGTTCGGGCTGGCGGCCGTGAAGCCCACCAGGCCGTGCGCAGCCGCATAGGCATTGGCCGCGCGTAGCCGCTCGGTGCCCCAGTTCGAGCCGCCGAACACATGGATGGCCCCGGCGCGCAGGTGCTGGTTCAGCACGTCGATGATCGGCTCGACCGGCACCGACGGATCGTCGCGGTGCAGCAGATACAGGTCGATATAGCTGGTCTGCAGCCGCTCGAGCGACTCGTTCAAATCGCTGGTGATCGCGGCCGGCGTGACGCGCTGGTGCCCGTGCATGGGGTGCGCGCCCTTACCGATGATCACCACCTGCTCGCGCAGGCCCCGATCGGCCAGCCACGCGCCGAGCGCGCGCTCGACATCGCCCTGGCCGTATATGTGCGCAGTGTCGAAGGTGCTGCCGCCCTGCTCGAACACCGCGTCGAGCAGCGCAAAGCTGCGCGCGCGCTCGGCTGTGCTGAGCATCACCGTGCCCTGCACTAGCCGTGCGATCGGCTTGGCGATACCGGGGATCGAACCGTAGTGCATGATCTGCCGCTTTCTGCTTCAGAGGGCCAGGCCACAATGGTACCACCTTTTTCGGCCTCTAATGATTCGATTCTGCGGTAATATACACACCATATACGCGGTCGCCCGCAGCCTGCCGGTATGTGCCTACGCCAGCATGGCACGCTTGTGGTGCCGAACCGTTGAGCCGCCGCAACGTTGTAAGCCAGGGGGGCACGCATGGCATTCTTTGATCTCACGCTCGACCAGCTTCGCACATACCTGCCGCCGCGCGACGAGCCACCCGGCTTCGACGCATTCTGGCGCGATACGCTGGCCGACGCACGCCGCACGCCGCTCGACCCACGCTTCGCGCCAGTTGACGCCGGGCTGCGCACGGTGGAGGTGTTCGATCTCAGCTTCAACGGCTTTGGCGGCCAGCCGATCAAGGGCTGGCTGCTACTGCCACGCCAGCGCCAGGGCGCACTGCCGTGCGTGGTCGAGTATATTGGCTATGGCGGCGGGCGCGGCTTCCCAACCGACTGGCTGCTGTGGAGCGGGGCCG
The sequence above is drawn from the Candidatus Kouleothrix ribensis genome and encodes:
- a CDS encoding Gfo/Idh/MocA family oxidoreductase, encoding MSIKPVNVGVIGCGNISGIYLEAGRTFEILKIAACADLDLDRARAQAAAYGVPAACSVEALLADPSIELVINLTVPGAHATVALAALAAGKSVYNEKPLAIERADAQRMLALAAAQGRLVGCAPDTFLGGGLQTCRALIDAGAIGVPVAATAFMLGHGPESWHPNPGFFYQRGAGPMFDMGPYYLTALIALLGPVRRATGSARISFAERTITSQPLHGTTIAVTTPTHVAGVLDFASGPIATLVTSFDVWAAELPRIEIYGSLGTLSLPDPNTFGGPVRMRLVGEAAWRELPITHGYTANSRGLGVADMAYALRSGRAPRASAALAYHVLDLMHAFHDASLAGQHIELASTCERPAALPEVWPGTAEQALGA
- a CDS encoding aldo/keto reductase, whose translation is MHYGSIPGIAKPIARLVQGTVMLSTAERARSFALLDAVFEQGGSTFDTAHIYGQGDVERALGAWLADRGLREQVVIIGKGAHPMHGHQRVTPAAITSDLNESLERLQTSYIDLYLLHRDDPSVPVEPIIDVLNQHLRAGAIHVFGGSNWGTERLRAANAYAAAHGLVGFTAASPNLSLALQSSAPWPGCLSISGVAGRSARAWYAAERMPLFTWSSLAGGFFSGRFRRDNLGTFERSLDRLCAEVYGTAANFARLDRAAQLGAERGLTVAQVALAYVLNQPLDVYALVGCGTAAEFRENAAACAVQLTAAELAWLEDGDEHAEQAAA